The Engystomops pustulosus unplaced genomic scaffold, aEngPut4.maternal MAT_SCAFFOLD_607, whole genome shotgun sequence genome has a window encoding:
- the LOC140111827 gene encoding posterior protein-like: MDNLQAKVDELSLRNHELDKQLHECRLNSVSTESHVKSLEMEIHQRDVLITSLEGQLSETMAQLCKQEEQIRSLQVQNQTCHKAADVCIVTPGAWSDEHNPIPADKSPTLTIQDRIHLCQVIGEWDTNESPIIVSNKFEAVMKQYNLCNKDAWSLLQAWLPGPLAAQLSYTHMGDDDSGADLRRKELQRIMGGRDIRGENTLRRYRFRTGDDPLIFCNKYLTLFRSVYNCPDMSQDDSDFLYSMANQCNMDYTTKVALRNATSLENFINILRDWCEESNNRDEPSGYLSTEYRARRTRYVRYCYGCGRPGHIKRFCNVNNENHETHYNSLHTEIDAIEPETDQNKVITETCEEAMTPPGTSPTKACEEAMTPPGTSHTEICEENISHANKIPNIHRDKKEQPPPHGREHKEGANVPGYNPWAGLPFWLFWSWSQIALPLLINTAQYSSSMAY; this comes from the coding sequence ATGGATAATCTACAAGCAAAGGTGGATGAGCTTTCTTTAAGAAATCATGAGTTGGATAAGCAGCTACATGAGTGTAGATTGAATTCTGTATCTACTGAAAGTCATGTAAAGTCCTTAGAGATGGAGATCCATCAGAGGGACGTGTTAATTACCTCACTAGAGGGTCAGTTGTCTGAAACAATGGCCCAACTGTGTAAACAAGAAGAACAGATCCGGTCCCTCCAAGTACAGAACCAGACCTGCcataaagcagcagatgtctgcattGTCACACCTGGGGCTTGGAGTGATGAACACAATCCAATACCTGCAGATAAGTCTCCAACACTCACCATCCAGGATAGAATACATCTGTGTCAGGTTATTGGAGAATGGGATACAAATGAATCACCAATAATTGTATCCAATAAATTTGAAGCTGTGATGAAGCAATACAACTTGTGTAATAAGGATGCATGGTCTCTGCTCCAAGCATGGCTTCCTGGGCCTCTGGCCGCACAATTGTCATATACACACATGGGAGATGATGATAGTGGTGCAGACTTAAGAAGGAAGGAATTGCAGCGTATCATGGGAGGGAGAGACATAAGGGGTGAGAATACCCTGAGAAGATATAGGTTCAGGACAGGTGATGACCCCCTTATCTTCTGTAACAAGTACCTGACCTTATTTAGGAGTGTTTACAACTGTCCGGATATGTCTCAGGATGACTCTGATTTCCTCTATTCAATGGCAAATCAGTGTAATATGGATTACACCACAAAGGTTGCCCTTAGAAATGCCACATCTCTAGAGAACTTTATTAATATACTCAGGGACTGGTGTGAGGAGTCTAACAATAGGGATGAACCATCAGGATATCTGTCTACAGAGTACAGAGCAAGGAGGACGAGATATGTCAGGTATTGCTATGGATGTGGGAGGCCAGGACATATTAAACGTTTCTGTAATGTAAATAATGAAAACCATGAGACACATTATAATTCATTACATACAGAAATTGATGCCATTGAGCCTGAGACTGACCAGAACAAAGTGatcacagagacatgtgaggaggccatgacacctcctggaaCTAGCCCTACAAAGGCgtgtgaggaggccatgacacctcctggcACTAGCCATACAGAGATATGTGAGGAGAATATATCACATGCAAATAAGATTCCCAATATACACAGGGATAAGAAAGAACAGCCTCCCCCTCATGGCAGGGAGCACAAGGAGGGTGCTAATGTCCCAGGATACAATCCATGGGCAGGGCTGCCATTCTGGCTATTCTGGAGCTGGTCACAGATCGCCCTCCCCCTGCTAATAAACACGGCACAGTACAGCAGCAGCATGGCTTATTAA